Genomic window (Thomasclavelia spiroformis DSM 1552):
CTATGATATTCTGGAATTGGTTAGAGTTGGCACCATTAACTTTAAAGTTGTTTAAATATGTGTGCATAAATGTGGTTATTGGTATTGTTGTTGTAATGATAATTTCTAAAATTGTAAATTATTATTTAAATAAAAAAAATAATTATTGTATTAATGACGTTAAGTGTAGTGAAATAGATTAAGTAGGAATTATTGAAAAGGCAATGAACTCATTGTCTTTTTATATTTAAATATTATCTATATTAAAGAATTCTTGAGATTTTTTTTATTTTAGCTTATGATAAATATATGAAAATTATATTCATGAAATAAGAATTTATAAAATTATTATTTATAGGAGTGTATGTGTATGAAAAAAACAGTTATGGATAAAATTTGTTCATCTTTTGATAGTTTTTTTGATTCAGAAAAAAAGATAGCTAAATATATTATTAATAATTATGATAAAGTTGTAGAAATGACAGTAGGGCAGTTAGCAAGTGCAAGTGGTTCAAGTGAAGCTTCAGTTTCACGTTTTTGTAAAAAGATTGGAGTTAAAGGATTTCATCATTTAAAAATTTCTCTTGCTAAAGAGATGGTTGAGTCGAATTTAAGTAATGATGAGGTTTCTAATCGTATATCAATTGATGATATTGAACAATCGCTACAAAATATTTTAGCAAATAAAGTTGAAGAGTTAAAACAAACGATTTCAATGCTTAATATTGAAAATTTTAAAAAAATCTTAGAAATTATTGCTAAAGCAAGAAGTGTTGTTTTTGTTGCTGTGGGCAATACGATACCGGTAGCCATTGATGGAGCATTTAAATTTAATCAGATTGGAAAATTAGCATTATCATCAACAATTTGGGAAACACAAATTGGATATGTTTGTAATTTAACTAGAGATGATGTAGTTATTGCAATTTCTAATTCAGGAGAATCATCTAGTGTTGTAATATCTTTAGAAACTGCTAAAGAACAAGGAGCAACGACGATTTCAATTACTAATAATGAAGAATCGACAGTTGCTAGTGTTAGCGATTATCACATTACTACGGCAACTCGTGAAAAATTATTTCTTGATGGATATTGTTTTTCTAGAGTTACAGCAACTGCTGTGATTGAAATTCTTTATTTATTTTTAACTTCAATGAATGAACAGGCATATGTTAATATTGCAAAACATGAAAATAAGATAGCAGGCGATAAACTTTAATTTTTAAAGTTTATTTTTTTAAATTTAATGAAATAAAATTTCATATAAATATATTGACGAAAATAATGTATCATGATATATTATTCTTGTGAAAATAAATTTCATAAAAAAGGAAGGCGTGAAGATGATATACACGATGACAATGAATCCAGCATTAGATTATGTTGTTGATTTAACGTTATTTAAATTAGGGCGAGTTAATCGAACTGAAGATGAACATATTTTTTATGGCGGTAAAGGAATCAATGTTTCGGTAATTTTAAAGGAATTAGGTTTTGAAAGTACATGCTTAGGTTTTATAGCAGGCTTTACAGGCGACAAATTGCAGCGGGGAGTAAAAGAAGATTTAAAATTGAATACAAATTTTATTTGTGTTGAAAAAGGGATGACAAGGATTAATGTAAAGATACATAGTGATCAAGAAACAGAATTGAATGGAATGGGACCAGTAATTGAACAAAGTGATATTGTAAGATTATTTGAAAGTTTAAACCAATTACAATCAGGCGATATTTTAATATTATCAGGTAGTGTTCCTACAACAGTATCTAAGACAATATATTGTGATATTTTAGAAAAATTAAAGGATAAACAAGTAAAAACAGTTGTTGATGCAACTGGTGAATTATTAATGAAGACTTTAAAATATCAGCCATTTTTAATTAAACCTAATAATCATGAATTAGCAGAAATTTTTAATGTTGAACTTAAATCAATTGAAGATATTGAATATTATGCTAGAAAACTTCAAAGTATGGGAGCAAAAAATGTATTGATTTCGATGGCAAAAGATGGCTCATTGTTAATTGATGAAACAGGTAAGAAACATCGTTTAGGTGTATGTCAGGGAATAGTTAAAAATTCAGTAGGAGCTGGAGATTCAATGGTTGCTGGATTTGTTGCTGGATGTCTTTTAGATATGGATTATTCTCAAATTTTAAAATTAGCAACTGCTTCAGGGGGAGCAACTGCATTTAGTCATGGTTTAGCAACTAAAGAAAAAATAGATGAATTAATTAAACAATTATAAGGAGAAGGGAAAAATGAAGATTACAGAGTTGTTAGATGTAAAAAGTATTGCTTTAAATGTTAATGTTTCTTCTAAGGATGAAACTATTGATAAGTTAATTGATCTAATGTATGAATCTGGAAAAATTAGTAATAAATCTGAATATAAAAAAGGAATTTTAGCACGTGAAGCTTTAAGTACAACTGGAATTGGTGATGGAATTGCAATTCCTCATGCCCAAGTTGCTACTGTAAAAAAAGCAGGTTTAGCGGCAATGACTATTCAAAATGGTGTTGATTATGATTCGCTTGATGGAAAGCCAGTATATTTATGTTTTATGATTGCTGCTCCACAAGACGGTGGAAGTATTCATTTACAAGCTTTAGCTAAATTATCGACATTACTTATGAATGAAGATTTTAGAAATGAATTGATGAATGCTAAGAGTGCTGAGCAATTTATTGAAATAATTAATCAAGAAGAAGCTAAAAAAGATGCTCAAGAAAAAAATGTATCTAAAAAAGAAGAATATCGTGTTTTAGCAGTTACAGCTTGTCCTACAGGAATTGCCCATACATTTATGGCAGCAGAAAATCTTACTAAAGCAGGTAAGGAAATGGGTTATCCATTAAAGGCAGAAACTAATGGTGCTGATGGTGCAAAAAATGTATTAACAGCTAAAGAAATTGAAAATTGTGAGGGAATTATTATTGCAGCTGATAAAAATGTAGAAATGGCTCGTTTTGATGGTAAACCAGTCTTATCAGTTAGTGTTACTCAAGGAATTCAAAAACCTGAGGAATTGATTCAAAAAGTTATCGATCATCAAGTACCAGTATATCATCATGATGGTTCAACTGTAGAAACAATAGAAAATAGTGAAGGTGTAGGACGTTCTATTTATAAACATTTAATGAATGGTGTTAGTCATATGTTGCCATTTGTTATTGGTGGTGGGATTTTAATTGCACTTGCTTTCTTATTTGATGATTATTCTATTGATCCTGCTAATTTTGGAAAAAATACACCACTTGCAGCCTATTTAAAAACAATTGGTGAACAAGCATTTGGTTTAATGTTACCAGTTTTAGCCGGTTATATTTCTTATAGTATTGCTGATCGTCCTGGTCTCGCTGTAGGATTTATCGGGGGAATGGTTGCCAAGATGGGATGTACATTTACTAATCCCGCTGGAGGCGATGTTAATGCTGGATTTTTAGGAGCGTTACTTGCAGGTTTTGTAGGTGGTTGTTTGGTTATTGGCTTAAAGAAAGTGTTTTCTAAATTGCCTCAG
Coding sequences:
- a CDS encoding PTS fructose transporter subunit IIABC, yielding MKITELLDVKSIALNVNVSSKDETIDKLIDLMYESGKISNKSEYKKGILAREALSTTGIGDGIAIPHAQVATVKKAGLAAMTIQNGVDYDSLDGKPVYLCFMIAAPQDGGSIHLQALAKLSTLLMNEDFRNELMNAKSAEQFIEIINQEEAKKDAQEKNVSKKEEYRVLAVTACPTGIAHTFMAAENLTKAGKEMGYPLKAETNGADGAKNVLTAKEIENCEGIIIAADKNVEMARFDGKPVLSVSVTQGIQKPEELIQKVIDHQVPVYHHDGSTVETIENSEGVGRSIYKHLMNGVSHMLPFVIGGGILIALAFLFDDYSIDPANFGKNTPLAAYLKTIGEQAFGLMLPVLAGYISYSIADRPGLAVGFIGGMVAKMGCTFTNPAGGDVNAGFLGALLAGFVGGCLVIGLKKVFSKLPQALEGIKPILLYPVIGILLVSVITTFINPFVGAINDALNGFLNGMGGTSKVLLGMIVAGMQSTDMGGPINKASYVFATSQLAEGNFEIMAAVMAGGMIPPLAIALSTTFFKNRWTKDERNSGLVNYVMGLAFISEGAIPFAAKDPLRVIPSCIVGSAVAGALSMFLGCTLRAPHGGIFVLPTIGNPLMYALAILIGAIAGCLVLSILKKH
- the pfkB gene encoding 1-phosphofructokinase, with translation MIYTMTMNPALDYVVDLTLFKLGRVNRTEDEHIFYGGKGINVSVILKELGFESTCLGFIAGFTGDKLQRGVKEDLKLNTNFICVEKGMTRINVKIHSDQETELNGMGPVIEQSDIVRLFESLNQLQSGDILILSGSVPTTVSKTIYCDILEKLKDKQVKTVVDATGELLMKTLKYQPFLIKPNNHELAEIFNVELKSIEDIEYYARKLQSMGAKNVLISMAKDGSLLIDETGKKHRLGVCQGIVKNSVGAGDSMVAGFVAGCLLDMDYSQILKLATASGGATAFSHGLATKEKIDELIKQL
- a CDS encoding MurR/RpiR family transcriptional regulator, with the translated sequence MKKTVMDKICSSFDSFFDSEKKIAKYIINNYDKVVEMTVGQLASASGSSEASVSRFCKKIGVKGFHHLKISLAKEMVESNLSNDEVSNRISIDDIEQSLQNILANKVEELKQTISMLNIENFKKILEIIAKARSVVFVAVGNTIPVAIDGAFKFNQIGKLALSSTIWETQIGYVCNLTRDDVVIAISNSGESSSVVISLETAKEQGATTISITNNEESTVASVSDYHITTATREKLFLDGYCFSRVTATAVIEILYLFLTSMNEQAYVNIAKHENKIAGDKL